The Cryptomeria japonica unplaced genomic scaffold, Sugi_1.0 HiC_scaffold_1067, whole genome shotgun sequence genome has a segment encoding these proteins:
- the LOC131873119 gene encoding monooxygenase 2-like — protein sequence MENLREPLNGNEEYLYENVHDIVIVGGGVGGLATALALHRLGVKSLVLEKASNLRTSGAAFVMWANAWKALDALGVADSLRPNYRQLDGIRGSSNCTGMKKAVQLIKKTKGGLTTMMESRCIERIKLIETLAKELPKGTIRFSSKVVLINKKNPSSLTSLKLEDGQSITTKILIGCDGVYSVVGSFMGIPPAKSSGRIAIRGMVTYAESHQLEKFHSQVWDRGLRAGFIPCTDKQVYWFLTRRSQLQDANISGDAEKIRHATLDMIHDFPKPFAELVKASPAESISYADMKVRLVWPWMKLLPGKANGSVTLVGDALHPMTPDLGQGACSTLEDAIVLRRCLGETMKSINIVQWGEEEEKKIEWCFNKYLQERRWRVFTLVNAALIIGIVNEGSSKLIRFARDKILFPLFSVSYLRHFADFDCGNLKAKYS from the exons ATGGAGAACTTAAGGGAACCCCTCAATGGTAATGAAGAATATTTGTATGAGAATGTCCATGACATTGTGATTGTAGGAGGAGGAGTTGGAGGCCTTGCCACAGCCCTTGCCCTGCATAG GTTGGGTGTAAAGAGCCTAGTACTTGAGAAGGCCAGTAACCTTAGAACTAGTGGGGCTGCCTTCGTTATGTGGGCAAATGCATGGAAAGCTCTTGATGCTCTTGGTGTTGCAGACTCACTTCGCCCAAACTATCGTCAACTTGatgg AATTCGTGGCTCGTCAAATTGTACTGGGATGAAAAAGGCAGTTCAACTCATAAAGAAGACTAAAGG TGGATTAACTACGATGATGGAATCGAGATGTATAGAAAGAATCAAGCTCATAGAAACACTTGCTAAAGAATTGCCTAAGGGGACTATTAGATTCAGTTCCAAAGTTGTTTTAATAAATAAGAAGAACCCATCTTCTTTAACCTCACTAAAACTTGAAGATGGACAATCTATTACAACAAAG ATATTAATAGGTTGTGATGGAGTTTACTCAGTAGTTGGGAGTTTCATGGGTATACCACCAGCAAAGTCTTCAGGACGTATTGCTATTCGAGGCATGGTGACATATGCAGAGAGTCACCAGTTGGAAAAATTCCATTCACAAGTTTGGGATAGAGGATTAAGAGCAGGATTCATTCCTTGCACAGACAAACAAGTTTATTGGTTTTTAACAAGAAGATCACAACTTCAAG ATGCAAATATCTCTGGTGATGCTGAAAAGATTCGACATGCAACCTTAGACATGATCCATGATTTTCCAAAGCCCTTTGCAGAATTGGTAAAAGCAAGTCCAGCAGAATCCATTAGTTATGCAGATATGAAGGTGAGGTTGGTGTGGCCATGGATGAAGCTCCTACCTGGTAAAGCAAATGGAAGTGTGACACTTGTAGGAGATGCACTCCATCCAATGACCCCTGATCTTGgtcaag GCGCATGTTCTACTTTGGAGGATGCAATAGTGCTTCGAAGGTGCCTTGGAGAAACTATGAAAAGCATAAACATAGTACAATggggagaggaagaagagaaaaagatagAATGGTGTTTCAACAAATACTTGCAAGAGAGGAGATGGAGAGTGTTTACCCTTGTCAATGCAGCATTAATCATAGGAATTGTGAATGAAGGATCCTCTAAACTCATTCGTTTTGCCCGTGATAAGATTTTATTTCCCTTGTTCTCCGTGTCATATTTAAGGCATTTTGCAGACTTTGACTGTGGAAATCTGAAAGCCAAATACTCCTGA